Part of the Brevibacillus brevis genome is shown below.
TACTCCGTGCAAGCCACCGCTTTTTTTGTACCCGCCTCCGCCAAACTTGCCGCCTGCGTGCAAGGTCGTAAATATCACTTCCGGTACCGGACGCCCTGTTTTGTGCATGCCGGTCGGAATTCCCCGGCCGTGGTCTTCCACGCTCACACTGCCGTCCTTGTACAGCGTGACAATGATCGTATCGTTAACGCCTGCCAGCGCCTCATCCTTCGCGTTGTCCACGATCTCCCACAGGAGATGATGCAGCCCTCTGCTGCCCGTGGAGCCTATGTACATGCCTGGCCGTTTGCGAACGGCAATCAAGCCCTCGAGGACCTGAATATCTTCTTCGGTATACGTCAACGTATGGAGTGTGTCTGTTTCCTTCAATCGAGTTCTCCCCTCTACATTCAGCAACTTCCCAAAAATCTTCTGTTCACCGAAGTGCTCTCGAAGAAGCTGGTTACCTTCTTGAGAAGATGGCCAAATTGCCAAAATACCTGTTCTCCATTCGGGTGCCCAAAAAAGCGAACACTTAATCGCTATTGTACCGTATGATTCCCAATGTATTCAATCCTGGCGTCCAAATGAGCTTGAAACTTGGCGTTTGCCACCTAGTTGAGCAAAGGCTTTCGCCTAAAGATGGTATCGCTTTCTTTTCCAAAGCCTCTTCGTCTCGCGCACTCGCACGGGAAAGCATACGGGATATGACAATCCCCGCTCTGGAAATCCTATCGGAGCAAAAAAGCCACCTCGCCCGTGCGAGATGGCCGATTTCGCTAAAGTTTGCAGATATAAGTTTAGCATTTCTGGCAAAGAAAGGTCAAAGAGAAAGCACAAGTTTTTCCATTCATCCCGCTTGAGCCGCTGGGCAACCTAGTAAGGCATCGATACCTGAGGCGAACAAGGGGGGATCAAGAGTGATTAGTGCAACGAAGCCGTTTGTGAAATTCCATCGGTACGACGGTGAACTCGTTTCGGATATTCAAGCGTTGAACTCATCGGGTTACCACAAGGATGACATTTGGGTCCTGAAGTGGAATCCCGATAAAAATCACTCCAATCAACGGAACAATTTTTATAAATACAGCACCCATTTCGAAAGCGCGAAAGGGGACATCGACAGCAAGGCCCATTTTTTTGACAACGGCGCTGAAGAACTCCGCACCCGCTTAGAAAAGCTCGGGCTGACAAAAGACGAATGCTCTTCGCTTGTCCGTGAGCTGCAAGAGACCGACTACACGTGTCTGCTTGTCGTGCGGGATCTGAAAGACAACATCATCAAGATGAACGATTGACCCCAAGAATGCCGAAAGCCACTGCCTGGCGGATGCCAAGCGGTGGCTTTGTCTTGCAGGAGGAAGCAATCAGTCTTCCTTGATCAGTTCGATGCCTTCGAGGACTTCATTCAGCTTTGCGTAAACGACGCTCTCTTCGCCTTCTTCCAGAGGCACCATTTCTCCGCCATCTACTTGGAACACGAAAATATCCACTTCTTCGTCCAGTTCTTCTTCGCTTTCCTCATCTTCAAGCGCTTCCGTCAAGGCAATATATTCTTTACCGTTCAGGTCGAACAATGCGATTACTTCAAAATCCCCCAACGGTTCTCCATTTTCGTCATCCAGGGTAATGATATCGCCCAGTTCCAGGTCTTTGTTTTCTTCCGTCAATGAGTTCACGTCCTTACGATGTTATTGGTACTCGTATCCATCATACCGTTTTTTTCCGGCGGAAGCAAACAGGCGAACAACATGATCAGGTCGGGAGCTGCACCTCGAACGATGTGCCTTCTCCGATCCTGCTGTTCACCTTGATATCACCGCCATGCTGGGCCACGATCTTGTAGCTCACCATCAATCCTAGACCTGTTCCCGCTTTTTTGGTGGTAAAAAACGGCTCTCCCAGCCTGTCCAGCAGCTCCTCCGGAATTCCGCAGCCCTGGTCGGTGAAACAGATGTGGAGCCTGCCACCCTCCTGTCTCGCAGCAACCGTCACCACTCCGCCGTCCGGCATCGATTCGATCGCATTTTTCATCAGATTGAGAAAGACCTGCTTGAGCTGATTCTCGTCGCACATGACCGCCGGAAGCTGAGGGGGGCAGAGCGTCACGATCTCGATGTTGTGCATAATCGCCTGGGTCCTTGCCAGCATGATGATGTCATCGAGCAAGGGCCGGATCTCCCGTCTCTGGTAGAAAACGACTTGCGGCTTGGCCAGCACCAGAAACTCGCTGATGATGAATTCGATGCGATTCAGCTCCGAAAGCATAATTCGGAAATACTCTTCGTTGCCGTTCGCATCCGATTGCAGAAGCTGGACAAAGCCTTTAAGCGACGTCAGCGGATTGCGGATTTCATGGGCGACCCCTGCCGCCATCTGGCCGACCACGGAAAGCAATTCAGACTTTCGTACCATTTCCTCCGCCTGCTTGCGTTCTGTCACGTCCTGCAGAATCCCGATCACGGCGGGCTTCCCTTTGTATGTCGTCGTCTTTTGCACGACTTCCACATCGATCACGCTCATATTTTTGCACAATCCGCGGAATTGCTGCCGGATGTTCGACCGATCGCCCTTTGTACGGCGCTCCTGGTGGGTGAGAACCACCTCCCGCTCTTCCGGAACCACCAGGTCAGCGGCTGTCAGCTTGACCATTTCTTCTTGGGTATAGCCGAAGATGTCTGCCAGACGGGGATTGACGTAAACGAATCCCGCCTCTTCCACATAGGCAATATAGACTCCCACGAGCGTGTCTTCGACGAGACTGCGGTACAGTTCCTCCGTCTCCAAGAGTTGCAGCTCCATTTGCTTCCGCTCGGTAATTTCCGTCGTGGTTCCGAATACTTCCCTGACCACACCTCCTGAATAAATGGGAGAGAGTGTGGTCCAAAACGTGCGATCTCCGATGGTCGACTCCACTTCCATCGCTTTGCCCTGCCAGGCTTGGTGATAGGCTAAGAGCAGTGCACCCACCCTCTCGAGGTGAAGCACATCCTGAATCCTTTTTCCTTTGACGGCATCGGTAGTCAACCCAAACTCGTGCGCCAGTTTTCCTTCCGACATGATCGCGATGAGGTCGCCGTTCTGATCCTGGGTATAAGCAAAAACATGGTTATGTACGTTTTCCACAGCTTGAAATGGTCCTTGCCTTGGCGAATTCGTCGATTGCCCCACATAGTGAATTTGCAAACAGCATGCACCTCTTTAGTCGCGCGTCTATGGGAAAACAATTCACCGTTTTCTGTCTATTCCCTCTTTTTCAGGATGCCCTGCAACCGTTGTGATTAGAAAGCCTGGCTGCGCCATGCCTTTTGGGCGGAGCCGCGTCTGTACAAAAAAAAAACAACCCACCGTCCGGCAGGTTGTCTTTGGTTACTCGCTCATCTCTTGCAATACACCTTTTTCCAGCAGGAACGCTTCTTCCGCCTGCAAAATGGTGATGATTGCTTCCCGTTTGACGTACGTACCGGCTGAAGCGAGACGTTTTTCAATAAAACGCAGCATTTCTTCAAAGTCGATGATTTGTACCTCTTGATCGCCCACGACATTACCTCCCTTTTCACACGTCCTTATTGTACATGATTCGGGCGTTTCTTCCAACTCACCCATTTACGGCGGACCGGCCTCAGCAAATAGGAGCTCCACCCTACGAATACAGCTGTCAGCACGAGGTAGAAGCAAGAGAAAAACAGCCACGGGGAAAACGCAATCTGATCGACATCGGCAAGCGATTCACCTAGAATGCCGAAGAGGACGATGACCGGATTGATGCCAGCCAGCATTTGCAGCTGAGGCAGATTCCACACCGCTGCTTCCGGAAACATTTCGGGATACGCTTGCTGGAGAGACTCCCCGATAAACCAAAAAAGCAGTCCTGTACCCACGACAAAAAAGAAGGCAATACCGTAGGCGGTGATGGTGCTGACCGATGTTCGTTTGATCCAGGTGGAACAAAAGAGCCCCAGTGCCCCCAGAAACAGGACGTTGACCGCGAGAAACACCACCAGCTGCGCCATCTGTTCCGGAGATACGCTGCCGTACAGAATGACGATGCTGTACAAAGGCATGGAAGCTACCAGCAACAGCGACGAAAAGGCCAGGGAGGTGATCAGCTTGCTCAGTACGATCGTCCCGGGAGATAGCTGAGTCGTAAGCAAAATGTGCAGCGTCTGCCGCTCCCGCTCCCCGCTGATCGCTCCTGCTGTCAGTGCAGGCGCTACAAAACAGACCATTGCGTAGTGGATGGCAGCGGAAATCAGAAACAGATTGCGATTTTCACCGAGCGCTTCCGCCCGTATCGGGTCCATCAGCAAAAAACCGAGCGGAATCCCGCCCATGACAAGCAGGTAGAGCGCGAGGATCCAGAACGTTTTTTTTGAGCGAAACCGCTCTCTCATTTCCTTGACGAGAATCGGGTTGAAAAAAAAGCTTTCCATCAGCCACCCACTCCTTCCGTGATGGCCAAGAACACATCTTCCAAATTCTCTTTGGCTTCTCCGAAAAAAACCACGGAAACGCCCTCGCTGATGAGCTGCTGAAGCAGTTCCGCCTTTTGCGAATCCGTCCCGTCGAAGCGGAAACGGAAGCCATCGACGTACTCCTCCAGCTGGCTCACAAATGGGGAGCTCTCGAGGACAAAGGCAGCGATCTCTTCATTCGCTACGGCCTTCACTTGCATGGAGCAGTGGCCCCGATCGCGATGGCTCACCTCTCGAACCGAGCCGCAGGCGATCAAACGTCCCCGCTCGATCACTCCGATCTCGTCGCACAGTTCGGCCAGTTCCGGCAAAATATGCGAGCTGATCAGGATCGTTTTCCCCATGCCGCGGAGCTGCTTGATGATTTCTCTCAGCTCGATGCGGGCCCGCGGATCCAGACCGGAAGCAGGCTCATCGAGAATCAGCACGGAAGGGTCATGAACCAGGCAACGCGCCAATCCAA
Proteins encoded:
- a CDS encoding general stress protein translates to MISATKPFVKFHRYDGELVSDIQALNSSGYHKDDIWVLKWNPDKNHSNQRNNFYKYSTHFESAKGDIDSKAHFFDNGAEELRTRLEKLGLTKDECSSLVRELQETDYTCLLVVRDLKDNIIKMND
- a CDS encoding DUF1292 domain-containing protein, whose protein sequence is MTEENKDLELGDIITLDDENGEPLGDFEVIALFDLNGKEYIALTEALEDEESEEELDEEVDIFVFQVDGGEMVPLEEGEESVVYAKLNEVLEGIELIKED
- a CDS encoding PAS domain S-box protein, whose protein sequence is MQIHYVGQSTNSPRQGPFQAVENVHNHVFAYTQDQNGDLIAIMSEGKLAHEFGLTTDAVKGKRIQDVLHLERVGALLLAYHQAWQGKAMEVESTIGDRTFWTTLSPIYSGGVVREVFGTTTEITERKQMELQLLETEELYRSLVEDTLVGVYIAYVEEAGFVYVNPRLADIFGYTQEEMVKLTAADLVVPEEREVVLTHQERRTKGDRSNIRQQFRGLCKNMSVIDVEVVQKTTTYKGKPAVIGILQDVTERKQAEEMVRKSELLSVVGQMAAGVAHEIRNPLTSLKGFVQLLQSDANGNEEYFRIMLSELNRIEFIISEFLVLAKPQVVFYQRREIRPLLDDIIMLARTQAIMHNIEIVTLCPPQLPAVMCDENQLKQVFLNLMKNAIESMPDGGVVTVAARQEGGRLHICFTDQGCGIPEELLDRLGEPFFTTKKAGTGLGLMVSYKIVAQHGGDIKVNSRIGEGTSFEVQLPT
- a CDS encoding ABC transporter permease subunit, translated to MESFFFNPILVKEMRERFRSKKTFWILALYLLVMGGIPLGFLLMDPIRAEALGENRNLFLISAAIHYAMVCFVAPALTAGAISGERERQTLHILLTTQLSPGTIVLSKLITSLAFSSLLLVASMPLYSIVILYGSVSPEQMAQLVVFLAVNVLFLGALGLFCSTWIKRTSVSTITAYGIAFFFVVGTGLLFWFIGESLQQAYPEMFPEAAVWNLPQLQMLAGINPVIVLFGILGESLADVDQIAFSPWLFFSCFYLVLTAVFVGWSSYLLRPVRRKWVSWKKRPNHVQ
- a CDS encoding ABC transporter ATP-binding protein, with translation MVIETVHLGKRYGQLEALTDLNLSIEQGKVFGFIGPNGAGKSTTMLILSTLLEQTEGEAFVCGYNVRKDPKAVRQSLGYMPDFFGVYDNLTAVEYLEFYAGAFKIPARKRPALVADLLELVNLSHKADTYVDSLSRGMQQRLGLARCLVHDPSVLILDEPASGLDPRARIELREIIKQLRGMGKTILISSHILPELAELCDEIGVIERGRLIACGSVREVSHRDRGHCSMQVKAVANEEIAAFVLESSPFVSQLEEYVDGFRFRFDGTDSQKAELLQQLISEGVSVVFFGEAKENLEDVFLAITEGVGG